The proteins below come from a single Sorghum bicolor cultivar BTx623 chromosome 4, Sorghum_bicolor_NCBIv3, whole genome shotgun sequence genomic window:
- the LOC110435154 gene encoding uncharacterized protein LOC110435154, with translation MPRAAVGGSPGKEHRWEHRGEPCPATNCVEGTTTAPKPKRTTSTTSPPPTPAFIALAAPITNTSNAGLDVNIDSAQEVFVRMAMRCSRRGLSTSKLRRMMLLNLGVNLLKKCQRYVSMSYHVGQSCTS, from the exons ATGCCGCGTGCTGCCGTCGGCGGCAGTCCAGGCAAAGAACACAGATGGGAGCACAGAGGCGAGCCATGTCCGGCAACTAACTGCGTGGAAGGGACCACGACGGCCCCCAAGCCGAAGAGGACGACATCCACAACATCCCCGCCACCTACCCCAGCGTTCATTGCCTTGGCAGCACCCATCACCAACACCTCCAATGCAGGACTCGACGTCAACATTGATAGCGCACAGGAGGTGTTCGTTCGAATGGCCATGAG GTGCTCAAGGAGAGGATTGAGCACATCAAAGCTAAGAAGAATGATGCTTTTAAATCTAGGAGTGAATTTACTGAAGAAATGTCAGAGATAT GTTAGCATGTCATACCATGTTGGTCAATCTTGCACATCCTGA